The proteins below come from a single Gordonia sp. X0973 genomic window:
- a CDS encoding cutinase family protein, producing the protein MIQRWTASVVAAIALISGVFLGSAPATAAPGCADIEVLWARGTAEPGAPIGYTGLAFVQALRGQTPGRSLNARGVSYAASDDFNNRVKFVESVNAGVKSAQNVIKGIAARCPRSRIVFGGYSQGAVVAGYALVDKLQIPRKYLAYQRYAPPPLPASVTSHLAAVVFFGEPSARFIRDLGAPPIIVGGRFRPKLVRFCAPGDTICNGAPVGAPSVQHGLYPFNGMTVAAAAFAVRRL; encoded by the coding sequence ATGATTCAACGCTGGACGGCCTCGGTCGTGGCCGCCATCGCCCTCATCTCCGGAGTGTTCCTCGGCAGTGCGCCCGCCACGGCGGCGCCCGGCTGCGCCGACATCGAGGTCCTATGGGCCAGGGGAACCGCGGAACCGGGCGCGCCGATCGGGTACACCGGCCTGGCATTCGTCCAGGCGTTGCGCGGCCAGACACCCGGGCGGTCGCTGAACGCCCGCGGCGTCTCCTATGCCGCGAGCGACGACTTCAACAATCGCGTGAAGTTCGTCGAGTCGGTGAACGCCGGGGTCAAGTCGGCCCAGAACGTGATCAAGGGGATCGCGGCGAGGTGCCCGCGCAGCCGCATCGTCTTCGGCGGCTACTCGCAGGGCGCCGTGGTGGCCGGATACGCGCTGGTGGACAAGCTCCAGATCCCCCGCAAATACCTCGCCTACCAGCGGTATGCCCCGCCGCCGCTGCCCGCCTCGGTCACCAGCCACCTGGCCGCGGTCGTGTTCTTCGGCGAACCCTCTGCGCGTTTCATCCGCGATCTGGGCGCACCGCCGATCATCGTCGGCGGCCGTTTCCGCCCCAAGCTGGTGCGCTTCTGCGCCCCCGGCGACACCATCTGCAACGGCGCACCGGTCGGGGCGCCGTCGGTGCAGCACGGCCTGTACCCGTTCAACGGGATGACGGTCGCCGCCGCGGCCTTCGCCGTCCGGCGTCTGTAG